One stretch of Aeromicrobium fastidiosum DNA includes these proteins:
- a CDS encoding FtsK/SpoIIIE family DNA translocase has protein sequence MASRTTSPPRKRPSGSQARKKPTTSKRKPQARKPAARKPVARNTGPGPFAVVLTALLRVSTALWLGLAGVVGAIARSIGHGARDLDPEQRRDGLGFGLLALGIVTAGSVWSDMPGAVGNAFRDVTSSAVGLLAWAVPILLMVLAWRTLRHPDRNGPAGRQVIGWGAMSGGVLGLVHIAHDVPRPSDQDPDTMREAGGAIGFLFSAIPMDLLKSAYIVSPILVLVVLFGVLVVTDTPVYAIPDRLREIRDLALGRKPDAEESAADLPPVEPKKRRHPRTTPDEPYDNPLVDGPDDEKPAPARVFEPEPVAPVLIDLDDDEPEAEVELPPMEPIPARAEQLALSGDVVYSLPDSTMLREGSPHKARSKASDAVVERLTEVLEQFQIDAAVTGYTRGPTVTRYEVELGPAVKVEKVTALSKNIAYAVASNEVRILSPIPGKSAIGVEIPNVDKEMVSLGDVLRSAKARSDHHPMVIGLGKDVEGGYVVANLAKMPHLLVAGATGSGKSSFVNSMISSILMRSTPEEVRMIMVDPKRVELTAYEGVPHLITPIITNPKKAAEALQWVVREMDMRYDDLANFGYRHIDDFNKAVKAGKVQLPPMSERVLAPYPYLLVVVDELADLMMVAPRDVEDSIVRITQLARAAGIHLILATQRPSVDVVTGLIKANVPSRLAFATSSLADSRVILDQPGAEKLVGQGDGLFLPMGQNKAMRMQGAWVTEAEIHTIVEHCKTQLQPTYREDVTAVAAAKREIDDDIGDDMDLVLQAIELCVTTQFGSTSMLQRKLRVGFAKAGRLMDILESRGIVGPSEGSKARDVLVKPDELEQCLATIQVG, from the coding sequence ATGGCGTCCCGAACGACTTCCCCGCCGCGCAAGCGGCCGTCCGGCAGCCAGGCCCGCAAGAAGCCGACCACGAGCAAGCGCAAGCCCCAGGCCCGCAAGCCTGCCGCCCGCAAGCCCGTGGCCCGCAACACCGGGCCTGGTCCCTTTGCTGTCGTCCTCACGGCGCTGCTGCGCGTCTCGACGGCCCTGTGGCTGGGCCTGGCCGGCGTCGTCGGGGCGATCGCCCGCAGCATCGGGCACGGCGCCCGCGACCTCGACCCCGAGCAGCGCCGTGACGGTCTCGGCTTCGGGCTGCTGGCCCTGGGCATCGTCACCGCGGGCTCGGTGTGGTCCGACATGCCCGGCGCGGTCGGCAACGCGTTCCGGGACGTCACGTCCAGCGCTGTCGGCCTGCTGGCGTGGGCCGTCCCGATCCTGCTGATGGTGCTGGCCTGGCGCACCCTGCGTCATCCCGACCGCAATGGCCCCGCCGGACGGCAGGTCATCGGCTGGGGTGCCATGAGTGGCGGCGTGCTGGGACTCGTGCACATCGCCCACGACGTCCCCCGGCCGAGCGACCAAGACCCCGACACGATGCGCGAGGCCGGCGGCGCGATCGGCTTCCTGTTCTCCGCGATCCCGATGGACCTGCTCAAGAGCGCCTACATCGTGTCGCCGATCCTGGTGCTCGTCGTGCTCTTCGGCGTTCTCGTCGTGACCGACACCCCGGTCTACGCGATCCCCGACCGTCTGCGCGAGATCCGCGACCTGGCGCTGGGCCGCAAGCCGGACGCCGAGGAGTCGGCGGCCGATCTGCCCCCCGTGGAGCCGAAGAAGCGCCGTCACCCCCGTACGACGCCCGACGAGCCCTACGACAACCCGTTGGTCGACGGGCCGGACGACGAGAAGCCCGCCCCGGCGCGCGTCTTCGAGCCCGAGCCGGTCGCTCCCGTGCTGATCGACCTCGACGACGACGAGCCGGAGGCCGAGGTCGAGCTCCCGCCGATGGAGCCCATCCCGGCGCGCGCCGAGCAGCTGGCCCTGTCGGGCGATGTCGTCTACTCGCTGCCCGACAGCACGATGCTGCGCGAGGGCTCGCCGCACAAGGCGCGTTCCAAGGCGTCCGACGCGGTCGTCGAGCGGCTCACCGAGGTGCTCGAGCAGTTCCAGATCGACGCGGCCGTCACGGGCTACACACGTGGTCCGACGGTCACGCGCTACGAGGTCGAGCTGGGCCCCGCGGTCAAGGTCGAGAAGGTCACGGCACTCAGCAAGAACATCGCCTACGCCGTGGCGTCCAACGAGGTGCGCATCCTCAGCCCGATCCCCGGCAAGTCGGCGATCGGCGTCGAGATCCCCAACGTCGACAAGGAGATGGTCTCGCTCGGCGACGTCCTGCGCTCGGCCAAGGCGCGCAGCGACCACCACCCCATGGTCATCGGTCTCGGCAAGGACGTCGAGGGCGGCTACGTCGTGGCCAACCTCGCCAAGATGCCGCACCTGCTGGTCGCCGGCGCGACGGGCTCGGGCAAGTCGAGCTTCGTCAACTCGATGATCTCGTCGATCCTCATGCGCTCGACGCCCGAGGAGGTGCGCATGATCATGGTCGACCCCAAGCGGGTCGAGCTGACGGCGTACGAGGGCGTCCCGCACCTCATCACGCCCATCATCACCAACCCCAAGAAGGCCGCCGAGGCGCTGCAGTGGGTCGTGCGCGAGATGGACATGCGCTACGACGACCTCGCCAACTTCGGATACCGGCACATCGACGACTTCAACAAGGCCGTCAAGGCCGGCAAGGTGCAGCTGCCGCCGATGAGCGAGCGCGTGCTCGCGCCGTACCCTTACCTGCTGGTCGTCGTCGACGAGCTCGCCGACCTCATGATGGTCGCCCCGCGGGACGTCGAGGACTCGATCGTCCGCATCACCCAGCTGGCGCGCGCGGCTGGCATCCACCTGATCCTGGCGACGCAGAGGCCGTCTGTCGACGTCGTGACGGGTCTGATCAAGGCCAACGTGCCGAGCCGCCTGGCCTTCGCGACGTCGTCGTTGGCCGACAGCCGCGTCATCCTCGACCAGCCGGGTGCCGAGAAGCTCGTCGGCCAGGGTGACGGTCTGTTCCTGCCCATGGGCCAGAACAAGGCCATGCGCATGCAGGGGGCCTGGGTCACCGAGGCCGAGATCCACACGATCGTCGAGCACTGCAAGACGCAGCTGCAGCCGACGTACCGCGAGGACGTCACGGCTGTCGCCGCGGCCAAGCGCGAGATCGACGACGACATCGGCGACGACATGGACCTCGTGCTGCAGGCCATCGAGCTGTGCGTCACGACCCAGTTCGGCTCGACGTCGATGCTGCAGCGCAAGCTGCGCGTCGGCTTCGCCAAGGCCGGGCGACTCATGGACATCCTCGAGAGCCGGGGCATCGTCGGACCCAGCGAGGGCTCCAAGGCCCGCGACGTGCTGGTCAAGCCCGACGAGCTCGAGCAGTGCCTCGCGACGATCCAGGTCGGCTGA
- a CDS encoding CDP-alcohol phosphatidyltransferase family protein, which translates to MDGATQPSNLNIANVLTVARIAGVPLFGWLLLTQGGESVGYRVAAWVAFGLLMITDRIDGDLARKYDLVTDFGKLADPIADKALTGMAFVGLAIIFNDESFGWLFWTITIVVLVREWGITVMRFFIKKYDVMPASQGGKIKTTLQAFAIGGFVLPLEIWNNPFTDLLLFITWVLMAAAVVVTVVTGAMYVRDARTIRRDARAAARS; encoded by the coding sequence ATGGACGGGGCAACCCAGCCGAGCAACCTGAACATCGCCAACGTCCTCACGGTCGCGCGGATCGCAGGTGTGCCGCTGTTCGGGTGGCTGCTGCTGACGCAGGGCGGTGAGTCCGTCGGCTACCGCGTCGCCGCATGGGTCGCGTTCGGTCTGCTGATGATCACCGACCGCATCGACGGAGACCTGGCGCGCAAGTACGACCTCGTCACCGACTTCGGCAAGCTCGCCGACCCGATCGCCGACAAGGCACTGACCGGCATGGCGTTCGTCGGCCTGGCGATCATCTTCAACGACGAGTCGTTCGGCTGGCTGTTCTGGACCATCACGATCGTGGTGCTGGTGCGGGAGTGGGGCATCACGGTCATGCGCTTCTTCATCAAGAAGTACGACGTCATGCCGGCCAGCCAGGGCGGCAAGATCAAGACGACGCTGCAGGCGTTCGCGATCGGCGGCTTCGTGCTGCCGCTCGAGATCTGGAACAACCCCTTCACCGACCTGCTGCTGTTCATCACCTGGGTGCTGATGGCCGCTGCGGTGGTGGTGACGGTCGTGACCGGCGCGATGTACGTCCGCGACGCCCGCACGATCCGCCGCGACGCCCGGGCCGCTGCTCGGTCATGA
- a CDS encoding CinA family protein, translating into MSPTAEAVDAIGALRGAGATVATAESLTGGLVCATLVAVPGASEVVRGSVVAYAADVKTSTLGVPVELIAERGTVDADVAAAMALGVRERLGATYGISTTGVAGPGPDEGKPAGTVHVAVAGPDGVRTRLLQLSGDRDGIRTGTVAALLSWLVARVGEESQHGRG; encoded by the coding sequence ATGAGCCCGACCGCCGAGGCCGTCGATGCGATCGGCGCTCTGCGGGGTGCCGGTGCGACGGTCGCGACGGCGGAGTCGCTCACGGGCGGGCTCGTGTGCGCGACGCTCGTGGCGGTGCCGGGAGCGTCCGAGGTGGTGCGCGGCTCGGTCGTGGCCTATGCGGCCGACGTCAAGACGTCCACCCTCGGGGTCCCCGTCGAGCTGATCGCCGAGCGGGGCACGGTCGACGCCGACGTGGCCGCCGCGATGGCGCTGGGAGTGCGCGAGCGCCTCGGCGCGACCTACGGCATCTCCACGACCGGGGTCGCCGGGCCAGGGCCCGACGAGGGCAAGCCCGCGGGCACGGTGCACGTCGCCGTGGCTGGCCCTGACGGCGTCCGCACGCGGCTCCTGCAGCTGTCCGGCGACCGCGACGGCATCCGCACCGGGACGGTCGCCGCGCTGTTGTCGTGGCTGGTCGCTAGGGTGGGGGAAGAATCTCAGCACGGTCGAGGTTGA
- a CDS encoding helix-turn-helix domain-containing protein: MTAMRQLVGEVLRARRISQGLTLRDVSGKARVSLGYISEVERGQKEASSELLAALAGALDVPLSKVLLDVSAMLELEEASVDQIASISSIAPDVSVSAA, from the coding sequence ATGACCGCGATGCGACAGCTCGTCGGCGAGGTGCTCCGCGCCCGCCGCATCTCGCAGGGCCTCACGCTGCGTGACGTCTCGGGCAAGGCCCGGGTCAGCCTCGGCTACATCTCCGAGGTCGAGCGCGGCCAGAAGGAGGCCAGCTCCGAGCTGCTCGCCGCCCTGGCAGGAGCGCTCGACGTGCCACTGTCCAAGGTGCTGCTCGACGTCAGCGCGATGCTCGAGCTCGAAGAGGCATCGGTCGACCAGATCGCGAGCATCTCCTCGATCGCCCCCGACGTGTCCGTCTCCGCCGCTTGA
- a CDS encoding DUF3046 domain-containing protein, with product MRHSEFWELMDRHLGRGYARVWADSHVMSILGGRTATEALDAGEDPKTVWRAVHATRGLPASER from the coding sequence ATGAGGCACAGCGAGTTCTGGGAGCTCATGGACCGTCACCTGGGTCGCGGCTACGCGCGCGTATGGGCCGACAGTCACGTCATGAGCATCCTCGGCGGTCGCACCGCCACCGAGGCGCTCGACGCCGGCGAGGACCCCAAGACCGTCTGGCGAGCCGTCCACGCCACGCGTGGTCTGCCCGCCTCCGAGCGCTGA
- a CDS encoding ABC transporter ATP-binding protein produces MSTVTFDQATRVYPGQDSPAVDQLQLEIEDGEFLVLVGPSGCGKSTSLRMLAGLEEVDAGRILIGDEDVTTLPPKARDIAMVFQNYALYPHMSVAENMGFALKIAGTPKQEIAARVKEAAALLDIERYLDRKPKALSGGQRQRVAMGRAIVRQPRVFLMDEPLSNLDAKLRVQTRTQIAQLQRRLNATTVYVTHDQVEAMTMGDRVAVLKDGLLQQCAAPREMYDRPANLFVAGFLGSPGMNLVELPVIDGGVRFGDHLVRVPRDTLADADAATVMVGVRPENLAISTSGLKVEVDVVEELGADAYVYGRASLGAIPHPIVTRVDWRHPPAKGETINVAPVDDTAIHVFSTATGERLG; encoded by the coding sequence ATGTCCACCGTCACGTTCGACCAGGCCACACGGGTCTATCCCGGGCAGGACTCCCCTGCCGTCGACCAACTGCAGCTCGAGATCGAGGACGGCGAGTTCCTCGTCCTCGTCGGCCCTTCGGGCTGCGGCAAGTCGACCTCCTTGCGCATGCTCGCCGGCCTGGAGGAGGTCGACGCAGGTCGCATCCTGATCGGCGACGAGGACGTCACCACCCTCCCACCCAAGGCACGCGACATCGCGATGGTCTTCCAGAACTACGCGCTCTACCCACACATGAGCGTCGCCGAGAACATGGGCTTCGCGTTGAAGATCGCCGGCACCCCGAAGCAGGAGATCGCCGCCCGGGTCAAGGAAGCGGCGGCTCTGCTCGACATCGAGCGCTACCTGGACCGCAAGCCCAAGGCCCTGTCGGGCGGCCAACGCCAGCGTGTCGCGATGGGACGCGCCATCGTCCGCCAGCCCCGGGTGTTCCTGATGGACGAGCCGCTGTCCAACCTCGACGCGAAGCTGCGGGTGCAGACCCGCACCCAGATCGCCCAGCTGCAACGCCGGCTGAACGCGACGACCGTCTACGTCACCCACGACCAGGTGGAGGCCATGACGATGGGCGACCGGGTCGCCGTGCTGAAGGACGGACTTCTGCAGCAGTGCGCAGCACCCCGCGAGATGTACGACCGCCCCGCCAATCTCTTCGTGGCAGGCTTCCTCGGCTCGCCGGGCATGAACCTCGTGGAGCTTCCGGTCATCGACGGCGGTGTGCGATTCGGCGACCACCTCGTGCGGGTTCCGCGCGACACGCTCGCCGATGCCGACGCGGCGACCGTCATGGTCGGTGTACGCCCCGAGAACCTGGCGATCAGCACCTCGGGGCTGAAGGTCGAGGTCGACGTCGTCGAGGAGCTCGGTGCCGACGCCTACGTGTACGGCCGTGCTTCGCTCGGAGCCATTCCCCACCCGATCGTGACACGCGTCGACTGGCGGCACCCCCCGGCGAAGGGCGAGACCATCAACGTGGCCCCGGTCGACGACACCGCGATCCACGTGTTCTCCACCGCCACGGGCGAGCGTCTCGGCTGA
- a CDS encoding ABC transporter substrate-binding protein has product MNRTQRIAAAAASALVVGVLAAGCGGSGDESSDGTITLRVNLFGQFGYKDLYRQFEKEHPGVKIVETAEGDLGKYNTKLSQQIAANASAGDVVAIEEGQTVNFLQTPDKFVNLQEHGYDAIKGDYLPYVANATTTSDGSATIGLGTDVGGLAMCYRRDLFEQAGLPTDREEVAKLWPTWEDFITTGEKFQQGIGDDKIHFVDAATNTYNSILMQGSDETYFDRDNKLVVESNPAVKNAWDIANEMIDAGLTAKIVAFSKEWDAGFKNGSFATVACPAWMTGNIKGQAGDALAGVWDITTVPGGSGNWGGSWLAVPKSSKHQKEAVELIKFLSSAEGQMGAFEAEGRLPSLPALYDTPELKDATNPYFNDAPVGQLFVAGAKNLKPVYLGAKNVPVRDAFENVLRSVENGQRSAKEGWPEAVKAAEKAAK; this is encoded by the coding sequence GTGAATCGCACACAGCGCATCGCCGCCGCTGCAGCCTCAGCCCTCGTGGTGGGAGTGCTGGCAGCCGGCTGCGGAGGATCGGGTGACGAGAGCTCGGACGGCACGATCACCCTGCGGGTCAACCTGTTCGGCCAGTTCGGCTACAAGGATCTCTACCGGCAGTTCGAGAAGGAGCACCCCGGTGTGAAGATCGTCGAGACCGCTGAAGGTGATCTCGGCAAGTACAACACCAAGCTCTCCCAGCAGATCGCGGCGAACGCATCAGCCGGTGACGTCGTGGCGATCGAGGAGGGCCAGACGGTCAACTTCCTCCAGACACCCGACAAGTTCGTCAACCTGCAGGAGCACGGTTACGACGCGATCAAGGGTGACTACCTGCCGTACGTGGCCAATGCCACGACGACCTCGGACGGCTCGGCGACGATCGGTCTCGGAACCGACGTCGGCGGCCTGGCGATGTGCTATCGCCGCGATCTGTTCGAGCAGGCCGGCCTGCCCACGGATCGCGAGGAGGTGGCCAAGCTGTGGCCCACGTGGGAGGACTTCATCACGACGGGCGAGAAGTTCCAGCAGGGCATCGGCGACGACAAGATCCACTTCGTGGACGCCGCCACCAACACGTACAACTCGATCCTCATGCAGGGCAGCGACGAGACGTACTTCGACCGCGACAACAAGCTCGTGGTCGAGTCCAATCCCGCGGTCAAGAACGCGTGGGACATCGCCAACGAGATGATCGATGCCGGTCTCACGGCCAAGATCGTGGCGTTCTCCAAGGAGTGGGACGCGGGGTTCAAGAACGGCTCGTTCGCGACCGTCGCCTGCCCCGCCTGGATGACGGGCAACATCAAGGGCCAGGCCGGTGATGCCCTCGCCGGCGTCTGGGACATCACGACGGTTCCCGGAGGCAGCGGCAACTGGGGTGGCTCGTGGCTCGCGGTACCCAAGTCGAGCAAGCACCAGAAGGAGGCCGTCGAGCTGATCAAGTTCCTCTCCAGCGCCGAAGGTCAGATGGGTGCCTTCGAGGCGGAGGGGCGACTGCCGTCCCTCCCGGCCCTGTACGACACTCCGGAGCTCAAGGACGCGACGAATCCCTACTTCAACGACGCGCCCGTCGGTCAGCTCTTCGTGGCCGGCGCGAAGAACCTGAAGCCGGTCTACCTCGGTGCCAAGAACGTCCCCGTCCGTGACGCCTTCGAGAACGTGCTCCGCAGCGTCGAGAACGGTCAACGATCGGCCAAGGAGGGCTGGCCGGAGGCCGTGAAGGCCGCGGAGAAGGCCGCCAAGTAG
- a CDS encoding carbohydrate ABC transporter permease produces MKIRDRLTKTEARVAPYAFISPFFIVFAIFGLFPLIYTLWVSLHDWSLLAGNQGFVGLDNYRELAQDADFWRALTNTLGIFVLATVPQLVLATVLAQVLNSKLRAKTFWRMGVLLPNVTSVAAVGIIFGLIFARDYGVVNWGLGLVGVGPVDWQGHRWSSWLAISVMVDWRWTGYNALILLASLQAVPKELYEAARIDGASAWRQFWSVTVPMLRPTIIFVSIVATIGGIQLFTEPLLFGAGVNAISGGSTGQFQTVAMYLVQQAFTGQRFGYASTVAWVLFLLVAVFAVINVALLRRIRSVD; encoded by the coding sequence GTGAAGATCCGCGATCGGCTCACCAAGACCGAGGCCCGCGTCGCCCCGTACGCCTTCATCTCCCCGTTCTTCATCGTGTTCGCGATCTTCGGGCTGTTCCCGTTGATCTACACGCTGTGGGTGTCGCTCCATGACTGGAGCCTGCTGGCGGGCAACCAGGGCTTCGTGGGGCTCGACAACTATCGCGAGCTGGCACAGGACGCCGATTTCTGGCGGGCGCTGACCAACACGCTCGGCATCTTCGTGCTCGCGACCGTGCCGCAGCTGGTCCTCGCGACCGTGCTCGCACAGGTGCTCAACAGCAAGTTGCGTGCCAAGACGTTCTGGCGGATGGGGGTGCTGCTGCCCAACGTGACGTCCGTGGCCGCGGTCGGCATCATCTTCGGGCTGATCTTCGCCCGTGACTACGGCGTCGTGAACTGGGGCCTGGGGCTGGTCGGCGTCGGCCCCGTCGACTGGCAGGGCCACCGGTGGTCGTCCTGGCTGGCGATCTCGGTCATGGTCGACTGGCGGTGGACGGGTTACAACGCGCTGATCCTGCTCGCGTCCCTCCAGGCCGTGCCGAAAGAGCTCTACGAGGCTGCGCGCATCGACGGAGCATCGGCGTGGCGCCAGTTCTGGTCGGTCACGGTGCCGATGCTGAGGCCCACGATCATCTTCGTGTCGATCGTCGCGACGATCGGCGGCATCCAGCTGTTCACCGAGCCACTGCTGTTCGGCGCCGGTGTCAACGCCATCTCCGGGGGCTCGACGGGGCAGTTCCAGACCGTTGCGATGTATCTCGTGCAGCAGGCCTTCACCGGTCAGCGCTTCGGCTACGCCTCGACGGTCGCCTGGGTGCTCTTCCTGCTCGTCGCGGTCTTCGCGGTCATCAACGTGGCGCTGCTGCGCCGGATCAGGTCGGTGGACTGA
- a CDS encoding carbohydrate ABC transporter permease: MRTKNPLMYVGLSAVVLLSVGPLYFMLVMASRVNDEIVALPPPFSLGGELFPNLDRVFGNADVLFGQALLNSLLVASVATVCVVVTSSLAGFAFAKLKFRGRNALLLFVIGTMMVPVQLGLIPLYMLMTKLGLSGGLPSVTLPFVVAGFGVFMMRQFAEQAIPDEMIEAARVDGASTFRIFFSIVFPALRPAAAVLGLLTFMERWNDFLWPYLTLDAEHPTVQVALSRLSSGYYSDQSLIMAGTFIGTLPLVVVFIVFGRQIIGGIMEGGLKA; this comes from the coding sequence ATGAGGACCAAGAACCCGCTGATGTACGTCGGCCTGTCGGCCGTGGTGCTGCTGTCCGTCGGCCCCCTCTACTTCATGCTCGTCATGGCGTCGCGGGTCAACGACGAGATCGTGGCCCTGCCGCCGCCGTTCTCGCTGGGCGGCGAGCTGTTCCCCAACCTCGACCGCGTGTTCGGCAACGCCGACGTGCTGTTCGGCCAGGCGCTGCTCAACAGCCTGCTGGTCGCCTCGGTCGCGACGGTCTGCGTCGTCGTGACGTCGTCCTTGGCCGGATTCGCCTTCGCCAAGCTGAAGTTCAGGGGCCGCAATGCGCTGCTGCTGTTCGTCATCGGCACGATGATGGTGCCGGTTCAGCTGGGACTCATCCCGCTCTACATGCTGATGACCAAGCTGGGGCTGAGCGGCGGGCTGCCGTCCGTGACGTTGCCGTTCGTGGTCGCGGGATTCGGCGTGTTCATGATGCGGCAGTTCGCCGAGCAGGCGATACCCGACGAGATGATCGAGGCCGCGCGTGTCGACGGGGCCTCGACGTTCCGCATCTTCTTCAGCATCGTGTTCCCGGCTCTGCGTCCGGCCGCAGCCGTGCTGGGCCTGCTGACGTTCATGGAGCGGTGGAACGACTTCCTGTGGCCGTACCTCACGCTCGACGCCGAGCACCCCACGGTGCAGGTCGCGCTCTCGCGGCTGTCGAGCGGCTACTACTCCGACCAGTCACTCATCATGGCCGGCACGTTCATCGGCACCCTGCCGCTCGTGGTGGTCTTCATCGTTTTCGGCCGCCAGATCATCGGCGGCATCATGGAAGGTGGGCTCAAGGCATGA
- a CDS encoding GH1 family beta-glucosidase: MTLDISGLPAGFSWGAATSSYQIEGAVDEDGRTPSIWDTFAATPGRVANGDDGSVTIDHYHRWREDIDLMAELGLDAYRFSVAWPRIQPDGEGAGNAPGIAFYDRLVDGLLERGITPWATLYHWDLPEALEQAGGWPVRDTASRFAEYVAITAEALGDRVKHWITLNEPWCAAFLGYASGVHAPGRTNGADAVAASHHLMLGHGLAVQRLRDVVPDAQVGVTVNLYPVTPVDDSGRHDDAVRRIDGLMNRWFLDPLLKGSYPKDVLNDLAPVTDASFVLDGDTGTIAQPLDFLGVNYYTRHVVGAGNWPGSADVRFQLENGLPRTATGWDVDPQGLVDILTQVQRDYPPIPIYLTENGAAFDDEVVDGVVHDAERVDYIETHLASLAEMCRRGMDVRGYFAWSLMDNFEWAEGYDKRFGIVHVDYETQVRTFKDSAHRYADLIREHRAGILGS, from the coding sequence ATGACCCTCGACATCTCAGGACTCCCGGCCGGCTTCAGCTGGGGCGCTGCGACCTCGTCGTACCAGATCGAGGGTGCGGTGGACGAGGACGGCCGCACGCCGTCGATCTGGGACACCTTCGCCGCCACGCCCGGTCGGGTCGCGAACGGCGACGACGGATCGGTGACGATCGACCACTACCACCGCTGGCGCGAGGACATCGACCTGATGGCCGAGCTGGGGCTCGACGCCTATCGGTTCTCCGTCGCCTGGCCGAGGATCCAGCCGGACGGCGAGGGCGCTGGCAACGCGCCGGGCATCGCCTTCTACGACCGGCTGGTCGACGGGCTGCTGGAGCGGGGCATCACGCCGTGGGCGACGCTCTACCACTGGGATCTGCCCGAGGCGCTCGAGCAGGCCGGCGGTTGGCCCGTGCGCGACACGGCGAGTCGATTCGCCGAGTACGTCGCGATCACGGCCGAGGCGCTCGGCGACCGGGTCAAGCACTGGATCACGCTCAACGAGCCGTGGTGCGCGGCCTTCCTCGGCTACGCCAGCGGCGTCCATGCGCCCGGGCGGACGAACGGTGCCGACGCGGTCGCTGCCTCGCACCACCTGATGCTCGGTCACGGCCTCGCGGTGCAGCGTCTGCGTGACGTCGTGCCGGACGCCCAGGTGGGTGTGACGGTCAATCTCTACCCGGTCACGCCGGTCGACGACTCGGGTCGGCACGACGACGCGGTGCGACGGATCGACGGGCTGATGAACCGCTGGTTCCTCGATCCGCTGCTGAAGGGCAGCTACCCGAAGGACGTGCTGAATGACCTGGCACCGGTCACCGACGCGTCGTTCGTCCTCGACGGCGACACCGGCACGATCGCGCAGCCGCTCGACTTCCTCGGCGTCAATTACTACACGCGGCACGTGGTCGGCGCCGGGAACTGGCCGGGCAGCGCGGACGTCCGGTTCCAGCTCGAGAACGGGCTGCCGCGCACGGCGACGGGATGGGACGTCGACCCGCAGGGTCTGGTCGACATCCTCACCCAGGTGCAGCGCGACTACCCGCCGATCCCGATCTACCTCACCGAGAACGGGGCGGCGTTCGACGACGAGGTCGTCGACGGCGTGGTCCACGACGCGGAGCGCGTCGACTACATCGAGACGCACCTGGCCTCGCTGGCCGAGATGTGCCGCCGTGGCATGGACGTCCGCGGGTACTTCGCGTGGTCGCTGATGGACAACTTCGAGTGGGCCGAGGGCTACGACAAGCGCTTCGGCATCGTCCACGTCGACTACGAGACGCAGGTGCGGACGTTCAAGGACAGCGCTCATCGGTACGCCGACCTCATCCGGGAGCACCGAGCCGGGATACTGGGCTCGTGA
- a CDS encoding LacI family DNA-binding transcriptional regulator → MSLDETRTQQPTLEQVAARAGVGRGTASRVINGSPQVSERTREVVMQAVRELGYVPNQAARTLVTRRTGTVALVIAESEERIFGEPFFAGVVRGISSALNEASRQLVLSLVHSTDQAERLGGYLTRQHVDGVLLLSLHDDEPFPVDLDARGLPVVVGGRSAHWAGSYVDVDNVDGARQAVAHLVDTGRRTIATISGPQAMASGRDRRDGYVAAIEAAGMELDGDLVVEGDFSEHSGWSCMEELLARRPDIDGVFAASDLMAMGAMRSLRAQGRRIPDDVGVVGFDGTTASETTDPPLSTVRQPLVELGRSMAEMLLRHVDADEHRPEQMVLPVELMLRRSSVRDDG, encoded by the coding sequence ATGAGCTTGGACGAGACGCGCACCCAGCAGCCGACGCTTGAGCAGGTCGCGGCCCGCGCCGGGGTCGGGCGGGGCACGGCGTCGCGGGTCATCAACGGCTCGCCGCAGGTCAGCGAGCGCACGCGCGAGGTCGTGATGCAGGCGGTCCGCGAGCTCGGCTACGTGCCGAACCAGGCAGCCCGCACGCTCGTGACCCGGCGCACCGGCACCGTGGCGCTCGTGATCGCCGAGTCCGAGGAGCGCATCTTCGGCGAGCCGTTCTTCGCCGGCGTCGTCCGTGGCATCTCGTCGGCGCTCAACGAGGCATCACGCCAGCTCGTGCTGTCGCTCGTGCACAGCACCGACCAGGCCGAGCGGCTCGGGGGATACCTCACCCGCCAGCACGTCGACGGGGTCTTGCTGCTGTCGTTGCACGACGACGAGCCGTTCCCGGTCGACCTCGATGCCAGGGGCCTGCCGGTCGTCGTCGGCGGTCGGTCGGCCCACTGGGCGGGGTCTTACGTAGACGTCGACAACGTCGACGGGGCCCGGCAGGCCGTCGCCCACCTCGTCGACACGGGTCGGCGCACGATCGCGACGATCTCGGGACCCCAGGCGATGGCATCGGGGCGGGACCGTCGCGACGGCTACGTCGCCGCGATCGAGGCGGCGGGGATGGAGCTCGACGGCGACCTGGTCGTGGAGGGCGACTTCAGCGAGCACAGTGGCTGGAGCTGCATGGAGGAGCTTCTGGCGCGTCGTCCCGACATCGACGGTGTCTTCGCCGCCAGCGATCTGATGGCCATGGGCGCGATGCGCTCGCTGCGCGCCCAAGGCCGACGCATCCCCGACGACGTCGGTGTCGTCGGCTTCGACGGCACGACCGCGTCCGAGACGACGGACCCGCCGCTGTCGACGGTGCGTCAGCCACTGGTCGAGCTCGGACGGAGCATGGCCGAGATGCTGCTGCGCCACGTCGACGCCGATGAGCACCGACCCGAGCAGATGGTGCTGCCGGTCGAGCTGATGCTGCGACGCAGCAGCGTCCGCGACGACGGCTGA